One window from the genome of Mauremys mutica isolate MM-2020 ecotype Southern chromosome 4, ASM2049712v1, whole genome shotgun sequence encodes:
- the CHGA gene encoding chromogranin-A isoform X1: MGCRGGFAVLLLAVHVISLPVTNPMNKGDAKVMKCIVEVISDTLSKPSPLPISQECLETLRGDERIISILRHQNLLKELQELAVQGANERTWQQKKNGGFEDELSEVLESQNDKNMQRDNSREIAAEEPTASFAELAAERSQQNSDREESKEDEKNSLEERELRLHEAGPEDDKENAEESDSSEVSEAEESPREDALDNHINDDLREDELAEHKLQEAEEEQPEETNRSQELQGEKKHISKQGQEESQEAGEETLQEHTEEEDAGRSTLEDEQPTEADRILGSAEDETEETPSDASDNKDALGFGQGLKNSEEEEKSHGLKGGRHRSEDEAMQAQDTFHPRDVKSKEVEEEPSREWEDSKRWNKMDELAKQLTSKKRMEENDSSEEPDRSMKMSFRSHKYDFHNPEEDMRRSWKHHAKEDSSDAGFPLAAMPEEKKDEEGSANRRTEVLNAQLGMATALLLQTQDQELESLAAIEAELEKVAHKLHELRRG, translated from the exons GTGATGAAGTGCATTGTAGAAGTCATTTCTGATACTCTGTCAAAGCCAAGCCCGCTGCCAATCAGCCAGGAATGCCTAGAAACTCTCAGAGGAG ATGAAAGGATCATTTCAATCCTTCGTCATCAAAATTTACTGAAGGAGCTTCAAGAACTTGCGGTTCAAG GGGCTAATGAAAGAACCTGGCAGCAGAAGAAAAACGGTGGCTTTGAAGATGAACTTTCAGAAGTCCTTGAAAGCCAGAatgacaagaacatgcaaagag ATAACTCAAGGGAAATTGCTGCGGAGGAGCCCACAGCCTCATTTGCTGAGCTAGCAGCAGAGAGAAGCCAGCAGAACAGTGATAGGGAGGAGTCCAAGGAGGATGAGAAAAACAGCCTGGAAGAGAGGGAGCTAAGACTGCATGAAGCTGGCCCTGAAGACGACAAGGAGAATGCAGAGGAATCTGACAGCAGCGAGGTCAGTGAGGCTGAAGAATCGCCAAGAGAAGATGCTTTAGACAACCACATCAATGACGACCTCCGAGAGGATGAGCTGGCCGAGCACAAGCTCCAAGAGGCTGAAGAGGAGCAGCCTGAAGAGACCAACAGAAGCCAGGAGCTTCAGGGAGAGAAGAAGCATATTTCCAAACAGGGCCAGGAAGAGAGccaagaagcaggagaggagacccTACAAGAGCATACTGAGGAAGAGGATGCTGGGAGAAGCACCCTGGAAGATGAGCAGCCTACAGAagcagacaggatacttggctcaGCTGAGGATGAGACAGAGGAGACTCCAAGCG ATGCTTCAGATAACAAAGATGCTTTGGGCTTTGGCCAAGGTTTGAAGAACTCGGAAGAGGAAGAGAAATCCCATGGACTAAAAGGAGGAAGGCATCGGTCAGAGGATGAAGCAATGCAGGCACAGGACACCTTCCACCCTAGGGATGTCAAAAGCAAGGAAGTGGAGGAGGAGCCCTCCAGAGAGTGGGAAGACTCCAAGAGATGGAACAAAATGGATGAGCTGGCCAAGCAGCTGACATCCAAGAAGCGCATGGAGGAAAACGACAGCAGCGAAGAACCAGATAGGTCCATGAAAATGTCCTTCAGGTCCCACAAGTATGACTTCCATAACCCAGAAGAGGATATGAGAAGGTCATGGAAACATCACGCTAAGGAGGACAGCAGCGACGCAGGGTTTCCGCTTGCTGCCATGCCTGAAGAAAAGAAGGATGAAGAAGGAAGCGCTAACAGAAGAACAGAG GTCCTAAATGCACAACTAGGCATGGCAACTGCTCTGCTTCTACAAACACAG GATCAGGAGTTGGAAAGCCTGGCAGCAATAGAAGCCGAACTGGAGAAAGTCGCCCACAAGCTCCATGAATTGAGGCGGGGCTGA
- the CHGA gene encoding chromogranin-A isoform X2 produces the protein MGCRGGFAVLLLAVHVISLPVTNPMNKGDAKVMKCIVEVISDTLSKPSPLPISQECLETLRGDERIISILRHQNLLKELQELAVQGANERTWQQKKNGGFEDELSEVLESQNDKNMQRDNSREIAAEEPTASFAELAAERSQQNSDREESKEDEKNSLEERELRLHEAGPEDDKENAEESDSSEVSEAEESPREDALDNHINDDLREDELAEHKLQEAEEEQPEETNRSQELQGEKKHISKQGQEESQEAGEETLQEHTEEEDAGRSTLEDEQPTEADRILGSAEDETEETPSDASDNKDALGFGQGLKNSEEEEKSHGLKGGRHRSEDEAMQAQDTFHPRDVKSKEVEEEPSREWEDSKRWNKMDELAKQLTSKKRMEENDSSEEPDRSMKMSFRSHKYDFHNPEEDMRRSWKHHAKEDSSDAGFPLAAMPEEKKDEEGSANRRTEDQELESLAAIEAELEKVAHKLHELRRG, from the exons GTGATGAAGTGCATTGTAGAAGTCATTTCTGATACTCTGTCAAAGCCAAGCCCGCTGCCAATCAGCCAGGAATGCCTAGAAACTCTCAGAGGAG ATGAAAGGATCATTTCAATCCTTCGTCATCAAAATTTACTGAAGGAGCTTCAAGAACTTGCGGTTCAAG GGGCTAATGAAAGAACCTGGCAGCAGAAGAAAAACGGTGGCTTTGAAGATGAACTTTCAGAAGTCCTTGAAAGCCAGAatgacaagaacatgcaaagag ATAACTCAAGGGAAATTGCTGCGGAGGAGCCCACAGCCTCATTTGCTGAGCTAGCAGCAGAGAGAAGCCAGCAGAACAGTGATAGGGAGGAGTCCAAGGAGGATGAGAAAAACAGCCTGGAAGAGAGGGAGCTAAGACTGCATGAAGCTGGCCCTGAAGACGACAAGGAGAATGCAGAGGAATCTGACAGCAGCGAGGTCAGTGAGGCTGAAGAATCGCCAAGAGAAGATGCTTTAGACAACCACATCAATGACGACCTCCGAGAGGATGAGCTGGCCGAGCACAAGCTCCAAGAGGCTGAAGAGGAGCAGCCTGAAGAGACCAACAGAAGCCAGGAGCTTCAGGGAGAGAAGAAGCATATTTCCAAACAGGGCCAGGAAGAGAGccaagaagcaggagaggagacccTACAAGAGCATACTGAGGAAGAGGATGCTGGGAGAAGCACCCTGGAAGATGAGCAGCCTACAGAagcagacaggatacttggctcaGCTGAGGATGAGACAGAGGAGACTCCAAGCG ATGCTTCAGATAACAAAGATGCTTTGGGCTTTGGCCAAGGTTTGAAGAACTCGGAAGAGGAAGAGAAATCCCATGGACTAAAAGGAGGAAGGCATCGGTCAGAGGATGAAGCAATGCAGGCACAGGACACCTTCCACCCTAGGGATGTCAAAAGCAAGGAAGTGGAGGAGGAGCCCTCCAGAGAGTGGGAAGACTCCAAGAGATGGAACAAAATGGATGAGCTGGCCAAGCAGCTGACATCCAAGAAGCGCATGGAGGAAAACGACAGCAGCGAAGAACCAGATAGGTCCATGAAAATGTCCTTCAGGTCCCACAAGTATGACTTCCATAACCCAGAAGAGGATATGAGAAGGTCATGGAAACATCACGCTAAGGAGGACAGCAGCGACGCAGGGTTTCCGCTTGCTGCCATGCCTGAAGAAAAGAAGGATGAAGAAGGAAGCGCTAACAGAAGAACAGAG GATCAGGAGTTGGAAAGCCTGGCAGCAATAGAAGCCGAACTGGAGAAAGTCGCCCACAAGCTCCATGAATTGAGGCGGGGCTGA